The Nitriliruptor alkaliphilus DSM 45188 genome includes a region encoding these proteins:
- a CDS encoding response regulator transcription factor: MTTSTTTTCRVALYADDPISRAGISAALERRGELTVVDEGAPGDVAVLLAQEIDERTQQQARQLHRGGSCSVVVVVAHIDDQGLLAAVEAGVCGVLRRSEATPDRLSAAIRDARAGNGSMPSDLLGRLMRQVTHLQDRVLGPNGMHLNGLSDREVEVLRLVADGFATGEIAAQLAYSERTIKNIIQDITSRLHLRNRSHAVAYALRQGII; encoded by the coding sequence GTGACGACATCCACCACCACGACGTGCCGCGTCGCCCTGTACGCCGACGATCCGATCTCCCGGGCGGGGATCAGCGCGGCGCTCGAACGACGTGGTGAACTCACGGTCGTGGACGAGGGGGCACCGGGGGACGTGGCCGTCCTCCTGGCCCAGGAGATCGACGAACGGACCCAGCAGCAGGCCCGACAGCTGCATCGCGGCGGCTCGTGCAGCGTGGTCGTCGTGGTCGCCCACATCGACGACCAGGGCCTGCTCGCCGCGGTCGAGGCCGGCGTCTGCGGGGTGCTCCGTCGCAGCGAGGCGACACCGGATCGGCTGAGCGCCGCCATCCGGGACGCGCGGGCCGGCAACGGGAGCATGCCCAGCGATCTGCTGGGTCGGCTCATGAGGCAGGTCACCCACCTGCAGGACCGCGTGCTCGGGCCGAACGGCATGCACCTGAACGGCCTGTCCGATCGAGAGGTCGAGGTGCTGCGCCTCGTCGCGGACGGGTTCGCGACCGGCGAGATCGCCGCTCAGTTGGCCTACTCGGAGCGGACGATCAAGAACATCATCCAGGACATCACGAGCCGGCTGCACCTGCGCAACCGGTCCCACGCGGTCGCCTACGCGCTCCGCCAGGGGATCATCTGA
- a CDS encoding DUF4255 domain-containing protein has translation MIHDLDASIRALIRRDAVNGGDVEVAFDAPTREWAAKRSQPTVDVYLFDIREDVVRRRVQREPLRDDEGVVIGRRRPPRRYRLSYLVTAWTQRPEDEHRLLSSVLHTFLPHEELPEDVLEGSLATAGQPIFLTIGLPPPPERSIGEIWSAMGGELKPSLELVISAPFVLAETRHAGPPVEEQPRFTFDGAGTSETRSGRPRVVPGGGEDQGPEIEETIVAGKDDKGRVLTIRTFDR, from the coding sequence ATGATCCACGACCTCGACGCCAGCATCCGGGCGCTGATCCGCCGTGACGCCGTCAACGGTGGTGACGTCGAGGTCGCGTTCGACGCTCCCACCCGCGAGTGGGCGGCCAAGCGCAGCCAGCCGACCGTCGACGTCTACCTGTTCGACATCCGCGAGGACGTCGTCCGCCGACGCGTGCAACGCGAACCGCTCCGGGACGACGAGGGGGTCGTCATCGGGCGACGCCGGCCACCGCGCCGCTACCGGCTGTCGTACCTCGTCACCGCCTGGACCCAGCGGCCGGAGGACGAGCACCGCCTGCTGTCGTCCGTCCTCCACACCTTCCTCCCGCACGAGGAGCTTCCCGAGGACGTCCTCGAGGGCAGCCTCGCGACCGCTGGCCAGCCCATCTTCCTCACCATCGGCCTCCCGCCTCCGCCCGAACGCTCGATCGGCGAGATCTGGAGCGCGATGGGCGGCGAGTTGAAGCCCTCCCTCGAACTGGTGATCAGCGCACCGTTCGTGCTGGCCGAGACCCGGCACGCGGGACCACCCGTCGAGGAGCAGCCGCGTTTCACGTTCGACGGCGCGGGGACGTCGGAGACGCGGTCGGGACGCCCCCGCGTCGTGCCGGGTGGCGGCGAGGACCAGGGGCCCGAGATCGAGGAGACCATCGTCGCCGGCAAGGACGACAAGGGGCGCGTGCTCACGATCCGCACGTTCGACCGGTGA
- a CDS encoding SCO6880 family protein, which translates to MNTTTEPRTYGGWRLARGMGFWGLGLAGTLLLMGAMVALMLVMAWSWQVAVSAALPIAVLTGLTVGRVDGVPISELLLRRLRWWRARHAGWHVYRAGVLVDHPRALDLPGPLAARELLEIEDGRGGTFGLVRDRRTGHLTAVLRVAAATPALVERDRADEWVAGWHQWLASLGFTDTIVWVAVTVTTRPASGTTLEDRVLSRLDPDAPASARRWLADLVAASPRACADVTTTVSITIDPARMAEPTSDLLEQTADLSRLLYGAETGLAACGVGFLGRASAAWIAGHLRSAYDPRAAGEVERALAADDPDGLLTWADAGPIAAEEAWDHYRHDTGTSVTYAWREAPRQRVTSDVLGYLLAPGRWPKRVSLLLRPLPASQATRVLEDQVQAASFRTRWRQQTGRDTTAREEQDADQATQAAREEAAGAGVVLASAYATVTVTDDAELAAATADLTARADHSRLRVRPLSGGQAAGFCTTLGIGVHPADLAARTWEQGGR; encoded by the coding sequence ATGAACACGACGACGGAGCCGAGGACCTACGGCGGATGGCGGCTCGCACGGGGCATGGGCTTCTGGGGCCTCGGTCTGGCCGGGACGCTCCTGCTGATGGGAGCGATGGTCGCACTGATGCTGGTGATGGCCTGGTCCTGGCAGGTGGCGGTCTCGGCCGCGCTCCCGATCGCGGTGCTCACCGGCCTGACCGTGGGTCGCGTCGACGGGGTCCCGATCAGCGAGCTGCTGCTCCGTCGCCTGCGCTGGTGGCGGGCCCGTCACGCCGGATGGCACGTCTACCGTGCGGGCGTCCTGGTCGACCACCCTCGCGCCCTCGACCTGCCCGGGCCTCTGGCGGCCCGCGAGCTGCTGGAGATCGAGGACGGCCGCGGCGGCACGTTCGGACTCGTCCGCGACCGCCGTACGGGACATCTGACGGCGGTCCTGCGGGTGGCGGCAGCGACGCCGGCACTGGTCGAACGCGACCGAGCGGACGAGTGGGTGGCCGGGTGGCACCAGTGGCTCGCCTCCCTCGGGTTCACCGACACGATCGTGTGGGTGGCCGTCACCGTCACGACCCGGCCGGCGTCCGGGACGACGCTGGAGGACCGGGTGCTCAGCCGGCTCGACCCCGACGCACCGGCATCGGCGCGACGGTGGCTCGCCGACCTCGTCGCCGCGTCGCCGCGTGCCTGTGCGGACGTCACGACGACCGTGTCGATCACGATCGATCCGGCCCGCATGGCCGAGCCCACGTCGGACCTGCTCGAGCAGACCGCCGACCTGTCCCGGCTGCTGTACGGCGCGGAGACGGGTCTGGCGGCCTGCGGGGTCGGCTTCCTCGGTCGTGCATCGGCGGCGTGGATCGCCGGCCACCTCCGCTCCGCCTACGACCCGCGGGCAGCCGGTGAGGTCGAGCGCGCCCTCGCCGCCGACGACCCCGACGGCCTGCTGACGTGGGCGGACGCTGGACCGATCGCCGCCGAGGAGGCCTGGGACCACTACCGACACGACACCGGCACGTCGGTCACGTACGCGTGGCGTGAAGCGCCGCGGCAGCGGGTCACCTCCGACGTCCTCGGCTACCTGCTGGCTCCGGGCCGGTGGCCCAAGCGGGTCAGCCTGCTGCTGCGACCACTCCCTGCGAGCCAGGCCACCCGGGTGCTCGAGGACCAGGTCCAGGCGGCGTCGTTCCGGACACGGTGGCGCCAGCAGACCGGGCGGGACACGACCGCACGCGAGGAGCAGGACGCCGACCAGGCCACCCAGGCGGCCCGCGAGGAGGCGGCCGGCGCCGGCGTGGTGCTCGCGAGCGCCTACGCCACCGTGACGGTCACCGACGACGCCGAACTCGCGGCGGCGACCGCGGACCTGACCGCGCGAGCGGATCACTCGCGACTGCGGGTCCGTCCGCTGTCGGGCGGGCAGGCGGCGGGCTTCTGCACGACGCTCGGCATCGGTGTGCATCCCGCGGATCTCGCCGCCCGCACGTGGGAACAGGGCGGCCGATGA
- a CDS encoding delta-60 repeat domain-containing protein, producing the protein MVATLAPPGALGPITATSADLLPAGALDPTFDGDGIALTDISSVVEAADAERQVVGGGDRILVLTADGDEVWRLHPDGTRDGSFGDDLGATGVRRLNLPFAAERLAVASDGSYYVGGYTPSGLNEGVRVARFSADGTRDFGFGLPVVASDGQAAPACPDGPFTQDRFSFTGFADLGVRTDGSVVVTGPGTSETGTAPDGVLGCSVSSRPAVVVARLSAAGATLAVGGKALFANTVRPSALVASGNSVLVSIATRTSTINGGGFAHDVGVVRFAPALEPDAGFGIEGVAVVSQTPDDGELPIVVDGGTVAVAVESRFTPIDDGPARPSWRVHTWNATTGAFQASQQAIWPIGSSTTLRDLDVTFVTGGGGELLRRFVVVGQVRASATAPAALGVARLDLLLGPDAGVATAVSHPGPPPTTVGAAALVRLGDGSMRIAGVAGPEVPGLDDHRLLLLSRLAAGGGFDGAFGPENDGFVVHHGGNEDQGRGVVVRPDGRIVAVGRIGSFGPAGATGFVLRHEEAGPLDPTFSPTGRPGVEITRYPGDVPVAPPFGDIALVAPAATAGTSISPGGLQLLAAEAELGIASVELLVENDDDAGPGSFREAIEQASAQTEPVTVTFTDAFDITLTGGQVVYTGDQDLTLQGSGSTIDGAGSDRILLVTDDVALPSLHLEDLTFQGGSTGDQGGAIASTGHVIAISSTFVGNEATAGGAIHSDGAGVDVIGSTFIENSGGGGCGGAIVARGTVRVSETSGFDANRAACGGAILAQGDVLVVDSAFTGNEADEDAGGAILASAPDPVTVTIERSTLADNTAAGDGGAISASGSVSVLGASFLTGNQARNGGAIRAAVSVVVDGGGQFVGNVATGAAFPVGGAILSDGPVRVVGSTFRDNGQPHAGGAVFARGDVEVDGSLFEGNEVTFNGGAIYAQAFGGTQATVTVTSSSFVGNGSPGDDGDGGAIRVEGRVVVDGSTFAGNHTAHGGSIAAFEVAITDSEFLGNHAAFYGGAVWASDVIEVEGATFQGNTIGTDDGSFFGAGAIRAYDDVFVTDSSFLDNLAVPGIGGAIEADGDVTVIGSTFANNLAEDGGGAIHAIGTVTAINSTFALNTAEADGDTADGGAIWAFAIELVHVTVAGNVGLHQLFVDDGVIESFGSLVAHPQDGENCSDTATVSSYSYDTDGTCEFVGEGDLPPGSGDPVLRDLEPNGGPTLTMRPELWSPLVDAIPLDACDADVDTDQRGEPRPFGSGCDIGAVEQARVLDIAVEGLAEDAEGRLLIAGSTAAGTTMVLHRLLPNGGPDPSFGAGVPFLLGLAPYSSSVLRDVAVDDQGRIVAVGEFGLNIPGVVSSGPLLAVVRLLPDGSPDPGFGTDGVVPVPGPGGADSSGHGIAIDADRRLVVTGWAEVEEASRGLLVARLRDDGSLDPTFGTGGTVLGPQGYEGRDVTTDGNEVVVVGNGPGWEGPFAFVARYLATGTLDAGFGEPLGDPASIPDAPPGPGFGFPFGQTIDESRALGVVLDAVGNLVIAGQRDGDLAVARLTATGVPDATFAGGQAVTTDVGGDAAGAAVTIAPDGKIVVAGHVTDARGTRVVVARYLPGVGVLECTPAAIDFGAPLVGETVVRSATCTVTAGTVRVSEVRVEPSNPVDFGTTADTCTDATLRLGERCRVRTRFAPQVAGPQSAALVVEYVGTQGGGQLAGVGLRGATTVPADDEEEGETDPEPSATLTVDPEEGQIGTEVEATGSGFDPGVAVQLRLDEVPVGTVPAAAVTASGFTSTFTVPEATPGGDRSVTGCQRCGTATELAGSATFTVTPQLFLDRPLARPGDVVVATGDGFPASTPVRLTWDRGLGVTTALADGSGAIRAPVLVFRRDVTGVRELQARISEAEDIVAETPFLVVPGSIQPGNFAGRR; encoded by the coding sequence GTGGTCGCCACGCTGGCGCCGCCGGGGGCGCTCGGCCCGATCACGGCCACCTCGGCCGACCTGCTCCCGGCCGGGGCCCTCGACCCGACCTTCGACGGCGACGGCATCGCGTTGACGGACATCTCGAGCGTCGTGGAGGCCGCGGACGCCGAGCGTCAGGTCGTCGGCGGTGGCGACCGGATCCTCGTCCTGACCGCGGACGGCGACGAGGTCTGGCGGCTGCACCCGGACGGCACCCGCGACGGGAGCTTCGGGGACGACCTCGGGGCCACCGGCGTCCGTCGTCTGAACCTACCGTTCGCTGCGGAACGGCTGGCTGTCGCGTCGGACGGCAGCTACTACGTCGGCGGCTACACCCCGTCCGGTCTCAACGAGGGCGTGCGGGTCGCCAGGTTCAGCGCTGACGGCACGCGCGACTTCGGCTTCGGACTACCGGTCGTCGCCAGCGACGGACAGGCGGCGCCGGCATGCCCGGACGGCCCGTTCACCCAGGACCGGTTCAGCTTCACGGGGTTCGCCGACCTCGGCGTGCGAACCGACGGCTCGGTCGTCGTGACCGGGCCGGGGACGAGCGAGACGGGCACGGCGCCAGACGGCGTCCTCGGGTGTTCGGTCAGCTCCCGACCGGCGGTGGTCGTGGCGCGTCTGTCGGCGGCCGGGGCCACGCTCGCCGTGGGCGGCAAGGCGCTGTTCGCCAACACGGTGCGGCCGAGTGCCTTGGTCGCCTCCGGGAACAGCGTCCTCGTGAGCATCGCGACGCGGACCTCGACGATCAACGGTGGCGGGTTCGCGCATGACGTCGGTGTCGTCCGGTTCGCTCCGGCACTCGAGCCGGATGCCGGTTTCGGCATCGAGGGGGTCGCGGTCGTGAGCCAGACGCCGGACGACGGCGAGCTCCCGATCGTGGTCGACGGCGGAACCGTCGCCGTCGCCGTCGAGTCCCGGTTCACCCCGATCGATGACGGGCCGGCGCGACCATCCTGGCGCGTCCACACCTGGAACGCCACGACCGGCGCCTTCCAGGCCTCCCAGCAGGCGATCTGGCCGATCGGATCGTCCACCACGCTCCGCGATCTCGATGTGACGTTCGTCACCGGGGGTGGGGGCGAACTCCTCCGTCGCTTCGTCGTGGTCGGACAGGTCCGGGCGTCCGCGACGGCGCCGGCGGCGTTGGGGGTGGCGCGTCTCGACCTCCTCCTCGGTCCCGATGCCGGTGTGGCCACGGCCGTGTCGCACCCGGGCCCGCCGCCGACGACGGTCGGCGCGGCCGCGCTCGTGCGGCTCGGTGACGGATCGATGCGGATCGCCGGCGTGGCGGGTCCCGAGGTCCCAGGGCTCGACGATCACCGCCTGCTGCTGCTGTCGCGGCTGGCAGCCGGTGGCGGGTTCGACGGGGCGTTCGGGCCGGAGAACGACGGCTTCGTGGTCCACCACGGCGGCAACGAGGACCAGGGACGCGGGGTCGTGGTCCGACCCGACGGCCGCATCGTCGCGGTGGGCCGGATCGGCAGCTTCGGCCCGGCCGGCGCGACCGGGTTCGTCCTGCGCCACGAGGAGGCGGGGCCACTCGATCCGACCTTCTCGCCGACCGGACGGCCGGGTGTCGAGATCACCCGCTACCCGGGCGATGTACCCGTGGCGCCACCGTTCGGTGACATCGCGCTCGTCGCACCCGCTGCAACGGCGGGCACCTCGATCTCGCCCGGCGGCCTCCAGCTCCTGGCTGCCGAGGCGGAGCTGGGGATCGCGTCGGTCGAGCTCCTCGTCGAGAACGACGACGACGCCGGGCCAGGGTCGTTCCGTGAGGCCATCGAGCAGGCGAGCGCGCAAACCGAGCCCGTGACCGTCACGTTCACCGACGCGTTCGACATCACGCTCACGGGCGGACAGGTGGTCTACACCGGCGACCAGGACCTCACCCTGCAGGGCAGCGGTTCCACCATCGACGGTGCCGGGAGCGACCGCATCCTGCTGGTCACCGATGATGTCGCCCTGCCGTCCCTGCACCTCGAGGACCTCACCTTCCAGGGCGGCTCCACTGGCGATCAGGGCGGCGCCATCGCCAGCACGGGCCACGTCATCGCGATCTCGTCGACCTTCGTCGGGAACGAAGCCACCGCGGGAGGTGCCATCCACTCCGACGGTGCCGGTGTGGATGTGATCGGGTCCACGTTCATCGAGAACAGCGGCGGTGGAGGCTGCGGTGGCGCGATCGTCGCGAGGGGAACGGTCCGTGTCAGCGAGACCTCTGGCTTCGATGCGAACCGCGCGGCGTGCGGTGGCGCCATCCTGGCGCAGGGCGACGTCCTCGTCGTCGACTCGGCCTTCACCGGCAACGAGGCAGACGAGGACGCCGGAGGCGCCATCCTCGCGAGCGCCCCCGATCCCGTGACGGTGACCATCGAGCGCTCCACCCTCGCGGACAACACGGCCGCTGGCGACGGTGGAGCGATCTCGGCCTCGGGCAGCGTGTCGGTCCTCGGTGCCTCGTTCCTGACCGGCAACCAGGCCCGCAACGGTGGGGCGATCCGTGCCGCAGTCAGCGTGGTCGTCGACGGGGGTGGCCAGTTCGTGGGGAACGTGGCCACCGGGGCAGCGTTCCCCGTGGGTGGCGCGATCCTGTCCGACGGTCCCGTCCGCGTCGTCGGCTCGACGTTCCGGGACAACGGGCAGCCGCACGCCGGTGGAGCGGTCTTCGCGAGGGGGGACGTGGAGGTCGACGGCTCGTTGTTCGAGGGCAACGAGGTCACCTTCAACGGTGGAGCGATCTACGCCCAGGCGTTCGGGGGCACCCAGGCTACGGTCACCGTGACGTCCTCGAGCTTCGTGGGCAACGGCAGCCCGGGCGACGATGGCGACGGGGGCGCGATCCGCGTGGAAGGCCGCGTCGTCGTCGACGGGTCGACCTTCGCCGGGAACCACACCGCCCACGGGGGTTCGATCGCGGCCTTCGAGGTGGCGATCACGGACTCGGAGTTCCTGGGCAACCACGCTGCCTTCTACGGCGGAGCGGTGTGGGCCTCCGACGTGATCGAGGTCGAGGGGGCGACGTTCCAGGGGAACACGATCGGCACCGACGACGGATCGTTCTTCGGGGCTGGGGCGATCCGTGCCTACGACGACGTGTTCGTGACCGACTCGAGCTTCCTCGACAACCTGGCCGTGCCCGGGATCGGTGGGGCCATCGAGGCCGACGGCGACGTGACCGTCATCGGTTCCACCTTCGCGAACAACCTCGCCGAGGACGGCGGCGGCGCGATCCACGCGATCGGCACCGTCACGGCGATCAACTCGACGTTCGCGCTCAACACCGCGGAGGCCGACGGGGACACGGCGGACGGCGGTGCCATCTGGGCGTTCGCGATCGAGCTCGTCCACGTCACGGTCGCAGGCAACGTCGGACTCCACCAGCTGTTCGTCGACGACGGGGTGATCGAGAGCTTCGGATCGCTCGTCGCCCACCCACAGGACGGTGAGAACTGCTCGGACACCGCGACGGTCAGCAGCTACAGCTACGACACCGATGGCACGTGCGAGTTCGTCGGCGAGGGCGACCTGCCACCAGGGAGCGGTGACCCGGTGCTGCGGGACCTCGAGCCGAACGGCGGTCCGACCCTGACGATGCGACCGGAGCTGTGGAGCCCCCTGGTCGACGCCATCCCGCTCGACGCCTGCGACGCCGACGTGGACACCGATCAGCGTGGGGAGCCACGGCCCTTCGGCTCGGGCTGCGACATCGGTGCTGTCGAACAGGCACGGGTGCTGGACATCGCCGTCGAGGGTCTGGCCGAGGACGCGGAGGGCCGGTTGCTGATCGCCGGCTCGACCGCGGCGGGCACGACCATGGTCCTCCACCGGCTGCTACCGAACGGGGGGCCCGACCCCTCGTTCGGTGCCGGGGTGCCGTTCCTCCTCGGCCTCGCGCCCTACAGCAGCAGCGTCCTGCGTGACGTCGCTGTCGACGACCAGGGACGCATCGTGGCCGTCGGCGAGTTCGGCCTCAACATCCCGGGTGTCGTCAGCTCCGGGCCTCTGCTGGCCGTCGTCCGCCTGCTGCCCGACGGGAGCCCCGATCCCGGCTTCGGCACCGACGGGGTGGTCCCCGTCCCTGGTCCGGGCGGAGCGGACTCGAGCGGTCACGGCATCGCGATCGATGCGGACCGCCGGCTGGTGGTGACGGGTTGGGCCGAGGTTGAGGAAGCCTCGCGGGGGCTGCTCGTGGCACGGCTGCGCGACGACGGCTCGCTGGACCCGACGTTCGGGACCGGCGGGACGGTCCTCGGGCCCCAGGGCTACGAGGGCCGTGACGTCACCACCGACGGCAACGAGGTCGTGGTCGTCGGCAACGGTCCCGGCTGGGAGGGCCCCTTCGCCTTCGTCGCTCGGTACCTGGCGACGGGGACGCTGGATGCCGGCTTCGGGGAGCCGCTCGGTGACCCCGCGTCCATCCCCGATGCGCCGCCCGGGCCCGGCTTCGGGTTCCCGTTCGGCCAGACAATCGACGAGTCGCGAGCGCTCGGCGTGGTGCTCGACGCCGTCGGCAACCTCGTCATCGCCGGCCAGCGCGACGGCGACCTCGCCGTGGCCAGGCTGACCGCCACGGGGGTGCCGGACGCGACGTTCGCCGGCGGGCAGGCCGTCACCACCGACGTCGGAGGAGACGCGGCGGGCGCGGCGGTCACGATCGCACCGGACGGCAAGATCGTGGTGGCTGGCCACGTCACCGACGCCCGCGGGACCCGCGTGGTGGTCGCCCGGTACCTGCCCGGTGTCGGGGTGCTGGAGTGCACGCCGGCGGCGATCGACTTCGGTGCGCCGCTGGTCGGTGAGACCGTCGTACGGTCCGCCACCTGCACCGTCACGGCGGGCACGGTCCGCGTCTCCGAGGTCCGGGTCGAACCGAGCAACCCGGTCGACTTCGGGACGACCGCGGACACGTGCACCGACGCCACGCTGCGCCTCGGCGAGCGGTGCCGGGTCCGGACGAGGTTCGCACCTCAGGTGGCCGGGCCGCAGTCCGCCGCCCTGGTCGTCGAGTACGTGGGCACGCAGGGGGGCGGTCAGCTCGCGGGTGTCGGGCTGCGCGGTGCCACCACGGTCCCGGCCGACGACGAGGAAGAGGGGGAGACCGACCCGGAACCCTCGGCGACGCTGACCGTCGATCCCGAGGAGGGACAGATCGGGACGGAGGTCGAGGCGACCGGCTCCGGCTTCGACCCTGGCGTCGCGGTCCAGCTCCGGCTCGACGAGGTCCCGGTCGGCACCGTCCCGGCCGCTGCCGTGACCGCCTCTGGCTTCACGTCGACGTTCACGGTCCCCGAGGCGACGCCAGGAGGCGACCGGTCCGTGACCGGCTGCCAGCGGTGCGGCACCGCGACCGAGCTGGCCGGGTCAGCGACGTTCACGGTCACACCGCAGCTGTTCCTCGACCGGCCCCTCGCGCGCCCTGGTGACGTTGTCGTCGCGACCGGAGACGGGTTCCCAGCGAGCACGCCCGTACGGCTCACCTGGGACCGCGGCCTCGGCGTGACGACCGCGCTCGCTGACGGTTCCGGGGCGATCCGTGCCCCTGTGCTGGTGTTCCGGCGTGATGTCACCGGGGTCCGCGAGCTGCAGGCCCGGATCAGCGAGGCCGAGGACATCGTCGCCGAGACGCCGTTCCTCGTCGTTCCCGGCAGCATCCAGCCCGGCAACTTCGCCGGCCGGCGCTAG
- a CDS encoding lytic transglycosylase domain-containing protein — MGRRIVAAATALVVALLIVLVPAMDAEDRWVGPPVLLGLLPPLAVQLLPETERLLAECPEMPIGWLYAVVTVESSWDPRAFSSAGAAGLVQMMPGSWGEAGGAGVAWSRAALPSAAHPVWDPDAHLATAIPWMCDRLRTITAHIAETGKPIDPLDAAAVCHVAGCRRVLASETGLPRPGDAGCGHECARTVATYVARVRAVMGRISSPDGSVRLAGLTDVAGAPARAPGSGGCDLPDPTGTGGCVTATAAHLVAQIDALWEWPWPVSCWGTRPNPASDHPFGRACDLTVGAIGRAPTDGEREAGWAMATWLTAHADALAIRYLVWDGHIWHERHRTWRPYRGAGIYDPTDVTGGHFDHLHVSVRS, encoded by the coding sequence GTGGGCCGGCGGATCGTCGCGGCCGCCACGGCGCTCGTCGTGGCACTGCTCATCGTGCTCGTGCCCGCGATGGATGCCGAGGATCGATGGGTCGGACCACCGGTGTTGCTCGGACTGCTGCCACCCCTGGCGGTCCAGCTGCTCCCCGAGACGGAGCGGCTCCTCGCCGAGTGCCCCGAGATGCCGATCGGCTGGCTGTACGCCGTGGTGACGGTCGAGTCCTCGTGGGACCCGCGTGCCTTCTCCTCCGCGGGCGCAGCGGGGCTGGTCCAGATGATGCCTGGCTCGTGGGGTGAGGCTGGGGGTGCCGGCGTCGCGTGGTCCCGTGCGGCTCTTCCGTCGGCGGCCCACCCGGTCTGGGATCCCGACGCGCACCTAGCGACGGCCATCCCGTGGATGTGCGACCGCCTGCGGACGATCACCGCGCACATCGCCGAGACCGGCAAGCCCATCGACCCCCTGGATGCGGCGGCCGTGTGCCACGTGGCCGGATGCCGGCGGGTGCTCGCCTCGGAGACCGGACTCCCCCGCCCCGGGGACGCCGGCTGCGGCCACGAGTGCGCCCGCACCGTGGCCACGTACGTCGCGCGCGTCCGGGCGGTGATGGGCCGGATCAGCAGTCCCGACGGCAGCGTGCGCTTGGCCGGTCTGACCGATGTGGCCGGTGCCCCAGCGCGCGCCCCGGGGTCCGGCGGCTGCGACCTACCCGATCCGACGGGCACCGGGGGCTGCGTCACGGCGACGGCCGCGCACCTCGTCGCCCAGATCGACGCGCTCTGGGAGTGGCCGTGGCCCGTCTCCTGCTGGGGAACGCGCCCGAACCCGGCGTCCGACCACCCGTTCGGTCGCGCCTGTGACCTCACGGTGGGCGCGATCGGGCGGGCACCGACCGACGGCGAGCGGGAAGCGGGCTGGGCGATGGCGACCTGGCTCACGGCCCACGCGGATGCCCTGGCGATCCGGTACCTCGTCTGGGACGGCCACATCTGGCACGAACGGCACCGAACCTGGCGGCCGTACCGCGGTGCAGGCATCTACGACCCCACAGACGTGACCGGCGGCCACTTCGACCACCTCCACGTGAGCGTGAGGTCATGA